One Prevotella sp. E2-28 genomic window, CTCTAGCATTGTAATCGGCTGCATCCTTTAACGCTCCCAAGGGAATAGTATCGCCGGTCTTACCAACAATCAACCTTTCAAGACCATCTGATATATCTTCATCTTCTAATACCTTCCAGTCTTCATCAACAATCGGGAAAGTAATAAAACGGTTGCAATAGTATTTCTTCTTATCCTCTTCTGTGGCCTCACATATCAATACGCCTTTGAGGTCGTAGAAATACGCGCCTATACGGATAACCTTTTTCTCATGATCAAGCTTCACTTCAAAGCTCTTGCGGACATCCTCTGTTCTGGCCGACTCGTTGACGTTCTTTCCAGAATCATCGATTTCCTTATGGTCAACGGATTCCAGGACCTTGAATTCCTTTTGCAGAGCATCTTCCTTGAAATGCGGATTATCGAGTATGAATTTCGTTTCAAACACCTTCTTGTTACCTGAACAGTGATCCATGACGCTACAGCAGCGGAAGAATGGATTCTTCTTCAGCTTGGAAGCAACAAGTTCCAAGACTTCATTCTCGCTACCATTGACCACAGACGATGCGTAAGGAATGACGTTGAAAATGTCCTTTGCGCTGTTCGTATTCTTAACGTAATATGTGACTAAATATTCCATCTAACTCTCAATTAATACCTATCCTGCCGAATAATTAAGGCAGAAGTGGCTGCGAAGGTACGAATTTTCGATGAAATAAAGGCCAATTATAGCATAAAACGTCAATTAGAAAGCTGTTTTCGCCCTTTTTTTCGTACCTTTGCACCCGCTTAAGAGGTAAAAAGATGAAGAAGAAAAGCATGATTCCACAATATCTGCAGGACGAACTCAGCAACTTAGTTCAGAAGAAGAATGCCTACACAGAGGAGGATATCGACCAGCTAAGCCGTGACTATGATTATGTCCTAAAACAGCGGGAACAGCTGAAGGAGGCAGAAAAGTATGGCGCAATCCCCAAAGAGGAAGCCGCCATCACCAACCTGACACTGATGGTAAAGCAGTTCATCATACAGGAAACTACGAAAGATGCCGTGCGCTACTTGGAGCAAGAAAAGGAAAGACTTGATAAAAAGATAAAAGAGCTGGAACAGGGTAATTAGACAATGGATAATAACACAAAACATAGAATACTTTTCGTCTGTCATGGGAACATCTGCCGCAGCCCGATGGCGGAGTTCGTAATGAGGGACTTGGTGAAGAAAGTGGGACTGGAGGACCGTTTTATGATTGAGTCGGCGGCCACCTCAACGGAGGAGATAGGCAATAGTGTCTATCCTCCAGCCCGACGAAAACTGGCGGAGCACGGCATCGGCTGTGCCGGCAAGACGGCACGACAGATGACGCGCTCGGACTACAACAGCTACGACCTGCTGATTGGCATGGACTCGTGGAATATCCGTAACATGCGAAACATCTGCGGTGGCGACCCTGAAGGGAAGATTGTGATGCTAATGGATTTCACAAAACGGCCTGGCGACGTAGCAGACCCTTGGTACACGGGCAATTTCGAGGCCACTTGGCGCGATGTTCTTGAAGGATGCCAGGCATTGTTAGATAGATTTGCAAAGTAACAACGTATGACTTGTTGCTCAATATCCCCATTTTTTCAACCTTTTGGAATTACTCTATTATCTTCTTCTCGACCTTCTTTGTCATAAAATACAGGCATCTCGCTTTAAGTTTACTTCAAAATCGCTATCGCTTGCAATACCACTTATGCGATGGTTAAACTCTATTATAAGTATCAAAAGAGGTTGAAAAAGAATAAAACAGCAGCATATTTCGTATTGATACCACTGGCCGTACCTATCCTCATATTGTTATTATCACGTACAGTCCCATCAGAACTGATAGTACCAAGACGCATATTGTTATTATCACGTACAGTCCCATCAGAACTGACGGCGCCCAAACGCATGTTGTTTTTATCCCTGATAGTGCCGTCCTTCTCGATAGTGCCAACCCTCATGTTGTTATTATCCCTGATGGCTCCATCATCGAAGATCTTACCAATACTCATATTATTGGCATTACGAATTGTACCATCAGTCTCCACTTTGCCGAGCAGCATATTATTGTTATCGCGGAAAGACTGGGAATAACCAGAACATGATATAAACAGGAACATCAATATTGCGATAATAAATCTATACTTCATGTTGCAAAATTACAAATAATATCTGAAATAACAATCTTAAAATGGTAAAAACGAGTCTTTTCCCTCTGGTTCGAAGGGTAAATCCGGTTTGTCATTAATTAATAGTATCGAATTAACGTGAACTGCTACAGTAACATTATGGTTAAAATCTAATTTAAAAAGATTGTCATAGTCCATATTTATATCTATAATGTTGTTCCACATAGACGTATATTCTAAGTCAAATGCAGGATCAAGACAAAAAAGCCGAAGTTTTCTTCCATACATTGTATATCCAACAGCGACAACAGAATGCCCTACTTTTCCTTGAGGGAACGAAAACCCTATCTGAACTGGCCATTCTGCATCCAATTGTTTCTTAATCATAGAATGTAACTTTCTTAAGTCATCTTCAACAAAATTTCTGATTGAAAATACTTCAACAGGTATATGGTTATTGAAAGAGAGCAAAAGCTTATCTCGCAAACTCCTCATTGAGTATCCTCTTTTGGTCCTCAATAGGAATTGTTTCTTCAGTTCTTTTATGTATGGTGGAACTTCACAATTTACTTTAGATAATAGATCATCTCTATTTATTCTTTTATGCAAGATAAGCATCATCATAAGACTATATACTGCACACTTACCTACTAGATCACCTCGTTTTAGGAATACTATTGTCTCTTTCCCTTCCCTGTCGTAGGTACGAAGTGTTCCATTCTCTATAAAAATATTATCTATTAAATGTATAGTTTGCATACTATTATTTCCTTATGTTCCATGTAATACAATGGAGGGCTCCACCATTCCCTGCAATATCTCTCATGCGGAATCCTCGTACGATACAGTCTGGGTTTGCCTCTCTTATATACTTTAAGGCTTGTTTATCTTCAGGTATTCCAAATGTTGGAACAATGATCTTTTTGCCAACTTGTAGATAATTGACATAAGCCCAATTAAAGTCTC contains:
- a CDS encoding 5-fold beta-flower protein yields the protein MKYRFIIAILMFLFISCSGYSQSFRDNNNMLLGKVETDGTIRNANNMSIGKIFDDGAIRDNNNMRVGTIEKDGTIRDKNNMRLGAVSSDGTVRDNNNMRLGTISSDGTVRDNNNMRIGTASGINTKYAAVLFFFNLF
- a CDS encoding low molecular weight protein-tyrosine-phosphatase; amino-acid sequence: MDNNTKHRILFVCHGNICRSPMAEFVMRDLVKKVGLEDRFMIESAATSTEEIGNSVYPPARRKLAEHGIGCAGKTARQMTRSDYNSYDLLIGMDSWNIRNMRNICGGDPEGKIVMLMDFTKRPGDVADPWYTGNFEATWRDVLEGCQALLDRFAK